The nucleotide window ATGTATAAAATTAATTTTAAAAATACTTAAAAATAATAATATCAGATTTAATAAAAAAGGTATATATTTAAATATAAATTTTTTATAAAAAATTATTTTTAAATATATACCTTTTTATTTAACATAATTATTATTAATTTAAGATATAAATGATAATATACAATATATCAATATTTTTAATAATCATGACATCAAGAAAAGCTAATTAAAAATACTTTTCTTGATGAATAAATATTTTATTAATCATTTAAGAATGGTATACCAATTAACTTAAAACTTTAGATACAACACCAGCTCCAACAGTACGTCCTCCTTCACGAATAGCAAATCTTAAACCATCTGACATAGCAATTGGATGTATTAATGTAACTACCATTTTTACATTATCTCCTGGCATAACCATTTCCATTTCTTCTGGTAATTCTATTGAACCAGTGACATCTGTTGTTCTAAAATAGAATTGAGGACGATATCCTTTGAAAAAAGGTGTATGTCTGCCCCCTTCTTCTTTAGTCAACACATATACTTCAGATTCAAATTTTATATGAGGATGAATTGTTTTTGGCTTAGCTAATACTTGTCCTCTTTCTATTTCATCCCTTTTAGTGCCTCTTAATAATACACCAACATTTTCTCCAGCACGGCCTTCATCTAATAATTTTCTAAACATTTCTACACCAGTACAAGTAGTTTTAATAGTTGGTTTTATACCAACAATTTCTACTTCTTCTCCAACTTTAATAATACCACTTTCTACTCGACCAGTTACTACAGTCCCTCTCCCAGAAATAGAAAAAACATCTTCTATAGGTAATAAAAATGGTTGTTCTATAGCTCGTATTGGTTGAGGTATATAAGTATCTAAAAAATTAGCTAAATCAATAATTTTAGACTCCCATACTGGATCTCCTTCTAATGCTTTTAATGCAGATCCTCTTATAATAGGAGTTTCATCTCCAGGAAAATTATATTGAGTTAATAAATCTCTAACTTCCATTTCGACTAGTTCTAATAACTCTTCATCATCAACCATATCACATTTATTAAGAAAAACAATAATAAATGGAACACCTACTTGGCGGCCTAATAAAATGTGTTCTCTAGTTTGAGGCATAGGACCATCAGTAGCAGCAACCACTAAAACAGCCCCATCCATTTGTGCAGCACCAGTAATCATATTTTTTATATAATCTGCATGTCCTGGACAATCAACATGTGCATAATGTCTTATTTTTGTATCATATTCAACATGAGAAGTATTAATTGTAATACCTCTAGCTTTTTCTTCAGGAGCGTTATCTATTTGATCAAATGCATAAGCTGAACCGCCATAAGTTTTAGCTAAAACAGTCGTAATAGCTGCCGTTAAAGTAGTCTTTCCATGATCCACATGTCCTATAGTACCAACATTAATATGAGGTTTTGTACGATTAAATTTCTCTTTAGACATAATTATATCCTTTCATATTCATATAATATTTAATAAAATTATATTGCATTAATTTAAACCAGTGATGAATAATGCTATTATTCATCACTGGTTTATACTTATTTTATTTTTAATAATTGAATCAGAAATATGCATAGGTGCTTCAGAATATTGTAAAAATTCCATAGAATAAGAAGCCCTTCCTTGAGTTTGTGAACGTAAATCAGTAGCGTACCCAAACATTTCAGACAAAGGCATTCGAGCTTGAATTACTTTATTAGATAACGTATTATGCATTCCTTCAATAATTCCTCGACGACGACTTAGATCACCTATAACATCTCCCATGTAATCTTCAGGTGTTTCTACTTCAACTTTCATTATAGGTTCTAGTAAAATAGGATTGGCTTTATTAAAAGCATTTTTAAAAGCCATAGAAGCTGCTATCTTAAATGCCAATTCAGAAGAATCTACATCATGATATGAACCAAAACACAATCGTACTCCAATATCTACAACAGGATAACCAGCTAAAGGACCAAATTTTAATTGTTCTTGAATACCTTTATTAACTGCCGGAATATATTCTCCAGGAATTACCCCACCTTTAATTTCATTCAAAAAAAGATATCCTTCCTTTCCAGGATCTAATGGAAATATATCTATAACAACATGACCATACTGACCTCGTCCTCCTGATTGCTTAATATGACGACCTTCAACACCTTTGACTATATTGCGAATAGTTTCTCGATAAGCAACTTGTGGTTTTCCTACATTAGCATCGACACTAAATTCACGTTTCATTCTATCTACAATAATTTCTAAATGTAATTCTCCCATTCCTGCGATAATGGTTTGATTAGACTCATGATCTACCCAAACACGAAAAGAGGGGTCTTCTTTAGCTAATCTTGCTAAAGCTTGACCCATTTTTTCTTGATCTAACTTGGTTTTTGGTTCAACAGAAATAGAAATAACTGGTTCAGGAAATTCCATTTTTTCCAAAATAATCACTTTATTAATATCACATAAAGTATCGCCTGTTGTAACATTTTTTAAACCAATGGCTGCAGCTATATCACCTGCTCTTACTTCTTTAATTTCTTCACGTTTGTTAGCATGCATTTGTACTATTCGACCAAATCGTTCTTTTTGAGATTTAACTGAATTAAATATCACATCTCCAGAATTAACTACACCAGAATATACTCTAAAAAAAGTTAAATTACCTACAAAAGGATCTGATGCTACTTTAAATGCTAATGCTGAAAAAGATTCTTTATCATCTGAAATTCTTATGCTAGGTGTAGAAAATATATCATTAGAAACTCCTTTAATATCTTGAATATCAGTAGGAGAAGGTAAATATTCAATAATGGCATCTAATAAAGTCTGAACGCCTTTATTTTTAAATGCAGAACCACATGTTACTAACATAATTTCATTATTTAATGCTCTTTTCCTTAAAGCTGATTTTACTTCATTACTACTAATCACAACACCTGATAAATATTTTTCCATGATAATTTCATTAGCTTCTGCCGCTGATTCAATTAAATTCTGATGCCAATGCTCTGATAATTCTAACATATCTATAGGAATATTTTCATACGTAAAAGTTAAACCTTTATCTAATTCATTCCAATAAATTGCTTGCATTTTTATCAGATCAACAATTCCAGAAAATTTTTCTTCCGATCCAATTGGTAATTGCAAAGGAACCGGATTCCCTCCTAGTCTTGTTTTTATTTGATCTATTACTTGGAAAAAATTAGCACCCATTCGATCCATTTTATTAACAAACGCTAATCTTGGTACTTTATATTTATTAGCTTGACGCCATACTGTTTCTGATTGTGGTTGAACTCCTCCTACTGCACAATAGACCATTACAACACCATCTAAAATACGCATAGAACGTTCTACTTCTATTGTAAAATCAACATGTCCAGGTGTATCAATAATATTTATTCTATATGGAGAAAATTGTTTTTCCATACCGGACCAAAAGGCGGTTGTTGATGCTGAAGTAATAGTGATACCTCTTTCTTGTTCTTGCTCCATCCAATCCATAGTAGCAGCACCATCATGAACTTCACCTATCTTATGATTAATACCAGTATAAAATAAAATTCGTTCAGTAGTAGTTGTTTTTCCTGCGTCTATATGAGCGCTAATTCCAATATTACGATAATTTATAATAGGTGTTTGACGTGACATTCGATTCCTATAATGTATTGTATTTTTACTAAATTAATTTTTATTATAAAATATAAAAATCTTACCAACGATAATGAGCAAAAGCTTTATTAGCTTCAGCCATTCGATGCACATCTTCTTTTTTGCGTACTGATGCACCTTTATTTTCTAAAGACTCAAATAATTCATTAGACAAACGTAAAGCCATTGATTTATCATTTCTTTTTCTAGATGATTCAATTATCCATCTCATAGCTAATGCATTTCTACGAATAGGACGTACTTCTACAGGTACTTGATAAGTAGATCCACCAACTCGACGAGATTTTACTTCTACAGTAGGACGGACATTATCTAATGCTAAATCAAAAATCTCTAATTCATTTTTTCCAGTTTTTTTGGATAATATATTTAAAGCTTGATATACAATTACTTCAGCTATAGATTTTTTTCCATCTATCATTAATATATTGATAAATTTTGCTAATAATTCAGAATTAAATTTTGGATCCGGTAAAATTTTTCTATGACCTATAACACGACGTCTTGGCATATCTAACTATTCCTGTAACAAATATTAAAAATCAATAATACTATAAAGAAATAGTATTATTATAATAAGAATTATATTCTAGTTTATTTTTATTTTTATTTCTTCACTTTTTTTACACCATATTTAGAACGACTAGTTTTTCTTTCTTTCACCCCTGCACAATCTAAAGCTCCACGTACTACGTGATATCTAACTCCTGGTAAATCTTTTACTCTCCCTCCACGTATTAAAATAACAGAATGTTCTTGTAAATTATGACCTTCTCCTCCTATATATGATGTAACTTCAAAACCATTTGTAAGACGTACTCGACATACCTTACGTAAAGCAGAATTAGGTTTTTTAGGAGTAGTAGTATATACACGAGTACACACTCCTCTTTTTTGAGGAGATCCCATTAAAGCAGGAACATTGCTTTTTATAATTTTTCTTGAACGAGGTTTTCGCACTAACTGATTAACTGTTGACATTATATTTCCTTATTGAACAAAATTTTAAAAATACATTAAAATATTAAATTTTTAAATATATTGAAATATAGTAATATATTTTTTTATAATTAATGCTAAATTAATTATTATGAAAATAATTCATTGACCTAATCTCTGTTAATTACCAAGTAATTTGTTTATGATTTTTTACTGTTAAATTAACAAAATAATTATAATCAATAATAGAAAATTGTGATGAAATATATACACTTAAACCACGAGCAATGATATCTTCTTTCAAAACGTACAACATTACTGAATTCAAATTTATTTTTTTTAAAAATATATTATGTTCAATAGCAATTAACACTCCATCCTGTAATGCAATTAAATCATCCTGATGTTCTAACATACTAGAAAGCAATTCAAGATTACAATAACAAGGAGAATTAATAAGAATATGCAACATATTTTATTATCCTTAAAAATTTATAATGAAATTATAATTATTAATATATTTTTTCAGATCTTTAGGATTTAAATATTTTACATTGAATGATAAATTATTAATATTAGACATACCTCTATCTTTAAAAGATTTTTTACAACAATAAATGGTTTTTATTCCATAAATTGGAAGCAACTCCAGCAATAATAAATAATTATGTAATAAAATTTTTTGTGGTTGTTGATTAGGTATTAATTGAAAAATTCCTTCATTAACAAAAAATAAACCTATTTTTTTAAATACTAAAGATGCAGATAAAACCGAATCTACACCTTCACGTCCTATATTACAACCATAAGGACTATGAGAAAATATAAAAGCAACAGATTTCATAATAATATTTAAAATCAATAAAAAACAATATTAAAATTGTATAAAACGATCAGTTTTTTGAATAGAATTTAATAATTCCAAAAAACCTGATAATTTAAAAAAATCACCAATATTACTTTTTTTAAAACCTAATAAAGAAGATTTTTCTGTTTCTAATAATCCACGTTTTAAAGAAGAATTTATACAAATATATAATGGAACTTGAAAATCCTGGTAAAATTTTTTCCATTCATCAAATAAATTCACTTCATTATTAGCGACTGATAACATTAAGTTTGAATTTAATACTCCATTGCCATAAAAAAAAATTAAATCTATTCTATGCTTTAATGATAATAACGCACGAGAAAAAAATAATGCACTACGAGAATTTTGACTATCATAAGGTGATCCTGTAACAATAATAGTATATGTCATATAAATACCACAATCATATATAAAGATATAATTTTATAATGATTATTTATTATTTTTTAAAAAATATATTACTAAAAATAAAACTTGAAAAAATATCTTTATTTAATTTTCATAATTATTAAAATATTATTTATTTAAATACCATACATTACAGCAAAATATTATTTGTAATTTGATTATTTTTTAAATAAAAAATAAAAATGTAAAATATTGTTAATATAAAACTAAATAAAAAATATCTTTCCTAGTGTATTAAAAATCTTTTTTAAAATTATTATTATTTTTATAAAGAATAATATATATAAAATATAAAAACATCATTATTTTAATAACTAAATAATATTTAATGATCAATATATTCAAAATAATAAATATTATTCATTATTTACTAATAATCTGATTATATAAATTTATTCGTTATCAATAAATATCTTCAAAAAAATATCATTGATTTTTTTTAAAATTAATTAAATCAATATAATATTATAAAAATCATAATAAAAATGAAATTATTTATAAATTAAATAAAAAATATATTTTTATGATTAAAATTTTACTGATCGACCATAAACTATTCTGAGTGTTCTATAAAAACGTAGTAAACCTTCATTAATATCTATATTTTTTATATTTAAAGGAGGCGCTAAACGAATGACGTTTGTTCCTGCTTTTAGTATAATTAAACCTTCTTTTAATGCTGTTTTAATTACAATAGGAATATTAATAATATATTCTTGACGAAATACAATTCCTATTAATAATCCTTTTCCTCGAATTTCACTAAATAAATTTAACTTTTTATTTATTTTCACTAATTCTTTTTTAAATATCTGAAATTTACGCTGCACTCCTAATAATAATTTTGGATGATTAATTAAATCTAAAACTGCATTAGACACTGAGCAAGCTAAAGGATTACCACCATAAGTCGTTCCATGTATACCTAATTGTACGATTTTTGCTATTTTTGTACTGGCTAAAGTAGCACCAATAGGAAACCCACCTCCTAAAGCTTTCGCTAATGTAAGAATATCAGGTTTAATACCATAATGTTCATACGCAAATAATTTACCAGTTCTACCAATACCTGTTTGGACTTCATCAATGATTAATAGTACATGATGTTTATTACATAAATCACGTAATCCTACCATAAAATCTATAGTAGCTAATTCTACTCCACCTTCTCCTTGAATTGGTTCTACAATAATTGCACAAGTATGATCATCAATCACTGATTTAACTGATTGCAAGTTATTGTAAGGTACATGAATTATATCTGGAGGTTTAGTTCCGAAACCGTCTGAATATTGATATTGACCACCTACTGATACTGTAAAAAATGTTCGACCATGAAATGAATTATAAAAAGAAATAATTTTATTTTTGTAAACATTGAATTTTTTATTGGAATAATAACGAGCTATTTTTAAAGCAGATTCATTAGCTTCTGCTCCTGAATTAGAAAAAAATACACGTGATTCAAAACTATAATCAATTAATTTCCTTGCTAAATTTAATGATGGTTCATTTACAAATAAATTACTTGTATGCCATAATTTATTACTCTGTTCTTTTAGTGCTTTGATTAATTTAGCATGACAATGTCCTAATGCTGTTACAGCAATACCGCTAGAAAAATCAATATAATCTTTATTCAATTGATCAAATAATCGGCTGCCTTGACCTAAGACAGGAATAAAATCCGCTGGATTATAAAATGGAATCATTACATCATCAAACATTTGTCTATTAAGTATTTTTTTTTTTTCTTTCATTGAAATCCTTACAATAAATTTATTTCATCAATATCTGATTAAAAATATTTTTGTAGTATATAAATAAATATTTATTTTATAAATAAATATTTATTTATAATATTAAAAAATAATTATCAATTGTTTTTTAATTAAATTACTTAACATTATTCTTCCAGTTAAAAAAAAATAAAAATATATTCTTTATATATATCAATTATACTGATTAATATTAATTAATATATCATATCTTTAATAAATATATTTTATATCAAAATGCTTTATGAAAATAATTAATTATTAAAAAACACAAAAAAATAAAATATTTTTTTAAGAAAATAATTATTAATGTATATATTTAAAAATATTTATATATCATATTTAAAATATGTTTCATACACATCTTTATGGTAATACAGGTTAATAAATAATGATATACAAAAACAAAATCAGTCTAACTTTAATTAGTTTTTTTTCTTATTTTTTAACAGGTTCATTAGTAATTGTGACTGGAATGATCATGGGGAATATTGCTAAATTTTTTAATACATCACTTTCTTCTATGAGCTATACTTTTACTATTTTAAATTTTGGAATTTTAATGGCTATTTGTTTGAATACTTGGATAAAAAATTATATATCATTTAAAATACAAATATATTTTGGATACATTTGTATTATTGTGGCAATACTAGCACTGATATATAGTAAAAATTTAATTATTTTTTCAATGAGTATGTTTATATTAGGAATAGTAAGTGGTATCACCATGTCAATAGGAACATTTTTCATAACATATCTATATGACGGTCATCAAAGAGCGATAGTGTTGTTAATAACAGATTCTTTTTTTAGTATGGCAGGAATGGTATTTCCTTTTATAAGTAGTATGATATTATCATATCAAAAACCATGGTATTGGATATATATTTTAATTGGAATAATTTATTCTATAATATTTATTATTGCTATTAATACAAATTTCCCACAATTAAACAATTACCTAAATAATAAAAAAACAATAAACCAAAAAAAACCAATCAAAATCAATATAATTATACTTTCTATATCAGCTACATGTTATATCTTAGGACAATTAGGATTTATTTCTTGGATTCCAGAATATATTATGCAAACTAAACATTTAACAATTAACCAAGCTGGTAAATTAGTTAGTTACTTTTGGATGTTGTATATGATTGGTATGTGGATATTTAGTATAATATTAAATTTTATTAACATAAAAAAATTATTTTTATTTTTAACCGGTACATCAACTATTTTAATGTATTTATTTATTAATAATCAAGAAATAAACAAGTTAGAATACTTAATAGCATTACTGGGTTTTTTTTCTAGTGCAATTTATACAATAATTATTACTTTAGCTTCTTTGCAAACAAAAAAACCTTCAGTTAAAAATATTAATTTAATTCTGATATCTGGAACGATAGGAACACTTTTAACATTTATTATTACTAGTGTCATTGTAGAAAAAAAAGGAATTTACGCAGTATTAATTACATCTAATATATTGTATGCTATTGTTTTTATATTATCTATTACTCTCAACTTTTTTACCATTAATAAAAGTATAATCAAAAATTATATTAAAAAATAAAAATATCGCTCATCAAATAAAATTATCGGTTAAATAATTTTCAATATATTTTAATAATATTTAACCGGTAATCCTATAGCTTTATAAACTTGATCTAAAGTAATTTTTGCTTGACATTGAGCTTTTTCAGCTCCAGATTTTACAATATTTTGCAAATAATCTTCGTTTTTTCTAAAATCAAAATATTTCTTTTGCAAACAAGATATTTTATCTGCAATAAAATCAGATAAATCATGTTTAAATTTACTATACATTACATTAGCATATTCATTTTCTAAACTTTTTATTGTTTTTCCAGAAAAACTAGAAAATATATTTAATAAATTTGATATACCTGCTTTATTTTTTTTATTATAAATGATTGAACAAGGATTATCAGAATCTGTTTGAGCATGATGAATTTTTTTTATAATAGATGAAATATCTTCTAATAAAAATATCGTGTTTTTTGTATTAGGATCAGATTTAGACATTTTTTTAGTAGGATTTAATAAAGACATAATTTTAGAACCAGTTTTTGAAATTAAAGATGAAGGCAATACAAATAATTTTTTGTATATATTATTAAATCGAATAACAATATCATGTATTAACTCTAAGTGTTGCTTTTGATCTTCACCTACTAATATTATATCAGTTTTATATAATAATACATCAGAAGCCATTAAAACAGGATAATTTAACAATCCAACGTTAATATTGTTCGAAAAACGTATAGATTTATCTTTAAATTGAGTCATTCGTGATAATTCACCAACATAACTAAAACAATTTAATATCCAACTCAACTGTGTATGTTCATAAACATGAGATTGAATAAAAATAATTGCTTGATTAGGATCAAACCCACAAGCTAAATATAATGCTATCATATCTAAAATAGATCTAGATAAATCATTTGATTTTCTTCTAACAGTAATAGAATGTAAATCAGCTATACAAAATAAACAATCAAATTT belongs to Buchnera aphidicola (Eriosoma grossulariae) and includes:
- the tusB gene encoding sulfurtransferase complex subunit TusB, giving the protein MLHILINSPCYCNLELLSSMLEHQDDLIALQDGVLIAIEHNIFLKKINLNSVMLYVLKEDIIARGLSVYISSQFSIIDYNYFVNLTVKNHKQITW
- the tuf gene encoding elongation factor Tu translates to MSKEKFNRTKPHINVGTIGHVDHGKTTLTAAITTVLAKTYGGSAYAFDQIDNAPEEKARGITINTSHVEYDTKIRHYAHVDCPGHADYIKNMITGAAQMDGAVLVVAATDGPMPQTREHILLGRQVGVPFIIVFLNKCDMVDDEELLELVEMEVRDLLTQYNFPGDETPIIRGSALKALEGDPVWESKIIDLANFLDTYIPQPIRAIEQPFLLPIEDVFSISGRGTVVTGRVESGIIKVGEEVEIVGIKPTIKTTCTGVEMFRKLLDEGRAGENVGVLLRGTKRDEIERGQVLAKPKTIHPHIKFESEVYVLTKEEGGRHTPFFKGYRPQFYFRTTDVTGSIELPEEMEMVMPGDNVKMVVTLIHPIAMSDGLRFAIREGGRTVGAGVVSKVLS
- the tsgA gene encoding MFS transporter TsgA; the encoded protein is MIYKNKISLTLISFFSYFLTGSLVIVTGMIMGNIAKFFNTSLSSMSYTFTILNFGILMAICLNTWIKNYISFKIQIYFGYICIIVAILALIYSKNLIIFSMSMFILGIVSGITMSIGTFFITYLYDGHQRAIVLLITDSFFSMAGMVFPFISSMILSYQKPWYWIYILIGIIYSIIFIIAINTNFPQLNNYLNNKKTINQKKPIKINIIILSISATCYILGQLGFISWIPEYIMQTKHLTINQAGKLVSYFWMLYMIGMWIFSIILNFINIKKLFLFLTGTSTILMYLFINNQEINKLEYLIALLGFFSSAIYTIIITLASLQTKKPSVKNINLILISGTIGTLLTFIITSVIVEKKGIYAVLITSNILYAIVFILSITLNFFTINKSIIKNYIKK
- the trpS gene encoding tryptophan--tRNA ligase, which codes for MKLFKKKLFSAIQPSGMPTIGNYISVLNNLVHIQDKFDCLFCIADLHSITVRRKSNDLSRSILDMIALYLACGFDPNQAIIFIQSHVYEHTQLSWILNCFSYVGELSRMTQFKDKSIRFSNNINVGLLNYPVLMASDVLLYKTDIILVGEDQKQHLELIHDIVIRFNNIYKKLFVLPSSLISKTGSKIMSLLNPTKKMSKSDPNTKNTIFLLEDISSIIKKIHHAQTDSDNPCSIIYNKKNKAGISNLLNIFSSFSGKTIKSLENEYANVMYSKFKHDLSDFIADKISCLQKKYFDFRKNEDYLQNIVKSGAEKAQCQAKITLDQVYKAIGLPVKYY
- a CDS encoding acetylornithine/succinyldiaminopimelate transaminase, giving the protein MKEKKKILNRQMFDDVMIPFYNPADFIPVLGQGSRLFDQLNKDYIDFSSGIAVTALGHCHAKLIKALKEQSNKLWHTSNLFVNEPSLNLARKLIDYSFESRVFFSNSGAEANESALKIARYYSNKKFNVYKNKIISFYNSFHGRTFFTVSVGGQYQYSDGFGTKPPDIIHVPYNNLQSVKSVIDDHTCAIIVEPIQGEGGVELATIDFMVGLRDLCNKHHVLLIIDEVQTGIGRTGKLFAYEHYGIKPDILTLAKALGGGFPIGATLASTKIAKIVQLGIHGTTYGGNPLACSVSNAVLDLINHPKLLLGVQRKFQIFKKELVKINKKLNLFSEIRGKGLLIGIVFRQEYIINIPIVIKTALKEGLIILKAGTNVIRLAPPLNIKNIDINEGLLRFYRTLRIVYGRSVKF
- the fusA gene encoding elongation factor G produces the protein MSRQTPIINYRNIGISAHIDAGKTTTTERILFYTGINHKIGEVHDGAATMDWMEQEQERGITITSASTTAFWSGMEKQFSPYRINIIDTPGHVDFTIEVERSMRILDGVVMVYCAVGGVQPQSETVWRQANKYKVPRLAFVNKMDRMGANFFQVIDQIKTRLGGNPVPLQLPIGSEEKFSGIVDLIKMQAIYWNELDKGLTFTYENIPIDMLELSEHWHQNLIESAAEANEIIMEKYLSGVVISSNEVKSALRKRALNNEIMLVTCGSAFKNKGVQTLLDAIIEYLPSPTDIQDIKGVSNDIFSTPSIRISDDKESFSALAFKVASDPFVGNLTFFRVYSGVVNSGDVIFNSVKSQKERFGRIVQMHANKREEIKEVRAGDIAAAIGLKNVTTGDTLCDINKVIILEKMEFPEPVISISVEPKTKLDQEKMGQALARLAKEDPSFRVWVDHESNQTIIAGMGELHLEIIVDRMKREFSVDANVGKPQVAYRETIRNIVKGVEGRHIKQSGGRGQYGHVVIDIFPLDPGKEGYLFLNEIKGGVIPGEYIPAVNKGIQEQLKFGPLAGYPVVDIGVRLCFGSYHDVDSSELAFKIAASMAFKNAFNKANPILLEPIMKVEVETPEDYMGDVIGDLSRRRGIIEGMHNTLSNKVIQARMPLSEMFGYATDLRSQTQGRASYSMEFLQYSEAPMHISDSIIKNKISINQ
- the rpsL gene encoding 30S ribosomal protein S12 — encoded protein: MSTVNQLVRKPRSRKIIKSNVPALMGSPQKRGVCTRVYTTTPKKPNSALRKVCRVRLTNGFEVTSYIGGEGHNLQEHSVILIRGGRVKDLPGVRYHVVRGALDCAGVKERKTSRSKYGVKKVKK
- the rpsG gene encoding 30S ribosomal protein S7 — protein: MPRRRVIGHRKILPDPKFNSELLAKFINILMIDGKKSIAEVIVYQALNILSKKTGKNELEIFDLALDNVRPTVEVKSRRVGGSTYQVPVEVRPIRRNALAMRWIIESSRKRNDKSMALRLSNELFESLENKGASVRKKEDVHRMAEANKAFAHYRW
- the tusD gene encoding sulfurtransferase complex subunit TusD — its product is MTYTIIVTGSPYDSQNSRSALFFSRALLSLKHRIDLIFFYGNGVLNSNLMLSVANNEVNLFDEWKKFYQDFQVPLYICINSSLKRGLLETEKSSLLGFKKSNIGDFFKLSGFLELLNSIQKTDRFIQF
- the tusC gene encoding sulfurtransferase complex subunit TusC, whose protein sequence is MKSVAFIFSHSPYGCNIGREGVDSVLSASLVFKKIGLFFVNEGIFQLIPNQQPQKILLHNYLLLLELLPIYGIKTIYCCKKSFKDRGMSNINNLSFNVKYLNPKDLKKYINNYNFIINF